In Pseudomonas fluorescens, a genomic segment contains:
- a CDS encoding methyl-accepting chemotaxis protein has translation MTKMQDKLRDTLQRIAGSATQLASAAEELNAVTDESARGLTQQNNEIEQAATAVNEMTSAVEEVARNAVSTSEASRNATTSAGDGRDLVQETVSAIERMSGDVQATATLIGELANESRDIGKVLDVIRGLADQTNLLALNAAIEAARAGEAGRGFAVVADEVRALAHRTQQSTSEIERMIGSIQAGTEHAVDSMRNSTERAESTLNIAKGAGMSLDTINTAIIEINERNLVIASAAEEQAQVAREVDRNLVNIRDLSVQSATGASQTSAASGELSRLAVDLNGMVGRFRL, from the coding sequence ATGACGAAGATGCAGGACAAACTGCGCGACACCTTGCAACGCATCGCCGGCTCGGCCACCCAGTTGGCTTCCGCCGCGGAAGAACTGAACGCGGTCACGGATGAAAGCGCTCGCGGCCTGACCCAGCAAAACAACGAAATCGAACAAGCCGCCACCGCCGTCAACGAGATGACCAGCGCCGTCGAGGAAGTCGCACGCAATGCGGTGAGCACCTCCGAGGCCTCGCGCAACGCCACCACCTCTGCCGGTGACGGCCGCGACCTGGTACAGGAAACCGTCAGCGCCATCGAGCGCATGAGTGGCGACGTGCAAGCCACTGCCACGCTGATTGGCGAGCTGGCCAATGAGTCCCGTGATATCGGCAAGGTACTCGACGTGATTCGCGGCCTGGCCGACCAGACCAACCTGCTGGCCCTGAACGCAGCGATTGAAGCGGCGCGCGCGGGCGAAGCCGGCCGCGGTTTTGCCGTGGTGGCCGATGAAGTGCGGGCCCTGGCCCATCGCACCCAACAATCCACCAGCGAAATCGAGCGCATGATCGGCAGCATCCAGGCCGGCACCGAGCACGCCGTGGACTCGATGCGTAACAGCACCGAGCGCGCGGAATCGACGCTGAACATCGCCAAAGGCGCAGGTATGTCGTTGGACACCATCAACACGGCGATCATCGAGATCAACGAGCGCAACCTGGTCATCGCCAGCGCGGCGGAAGAACAGGCCCAGGTGGCGCGGGAAGTGGACCGCAACCTGGTGAATATCCGCGACTTGTCGGTGCAATCGGCAACCGGCGCCAGCCAGACCAGTGCGGCGAGCGGTGAGCTGTCGCGCCTGGCGGTGGATTTGAACGGGATGGTCGGGCGCTTCCGCCTCTAA
- a CDS encoding cell division protein ZapA, whose product MNQGIKVVSILGEDYSIKAPAGEDQTLMHAVTMLKASLATTKKKYPTLIGDKLLVLAALNLCAEQIEMQQRHQQELDRYQEQVSATVEVISKAIGQP is encoded by the coding sequence ATGAACCAAGGGATAAAGGTCGTTTCGATTCTCGGAGAGGATTACTCGATCAAGGCACCGGCCGGGGAAGATCAAACCCTGATGCACGCCGTGACGATGCTCAAGGCCTCCCTGGCCACCACCAAGAAAAAGTACCCGACCCTCATCGGTGACAAATTACTGGTGCTGGCCGCGCTGAACCTGTGCGCCGAGCAGATCGAAATGCAGCAGCGTCACCAGCAGGAACTCGACCGTTACCAAGAGCAAGTCAGCGCCACGGTCGAGGTGATTTCGAAGGCGATCGGGCAGCCTTGA
- a CDS encoding acyl-CoA dehydrogenase, with protein sequence MSETLLSSRNLAFELYEVLDAEGLTQRERFAEHNRETFDAAISTARSIAEKYFAPHNRKNDENEPRYEDGKAILIPEVKPAVDAFLEAGFLNAARSFEAGGMQLPTLLSQACFAHFQAANAASTSYPFLTMGAANLIESFGTEEQKQRFLQPMIEGRFFGTMALTEPHAGSSLSDIRTRAEPAADGSYRLKGNKIFISGGDHPLSENIVHMVLAKLPDAPAGVKGISLFIVPKFLVNDDGSLGARNDVLLAGLFHKMGWRGTTSTALNFGDNGHCVGYLVGKPHQGLSCMFQMMNEARIGVGMGAVMLGYAGYLYSLEYARERPQGRLPDSKDPTTAPVSIIQHADIKRMLLTQKAYVEGAFDLGLYAARLFDDTTTLATDIERRQAHELLDLLTPIVKSWPSEFCLKANELAIQILGGHGYTREYPVEQYYRDNRLNPIHEGTHGIQSLDLLGRKLAQNGGAGLKQLIRLIAETGARAQKYPSLTALREPLEHLVARLQSVTIGLLTDLAQGKVNSSLANSALYLKVFGHTVIGWRWLEQAIRAEEGLAKGNAADVDFYKGKLQAARYFLTWEVPGCHHELRLLEDRDDTCLNMQDKWY encoded by the coding sequence ATGTCCGAGACGCTCCTCAGTTCCCGCAATCTGGCTTTCGAGCTGTACGAAGTCCTCGACGCCGAGGGCCTGACCCAGCGCGAGCGGTTTGCCGAACACAACCGCGAAACCTTCGACGCCGCGATCAGCACCGCGCGCAGCATCGCGGAAAAGTACTTCGCGCCGCATAACCGCAAAAACGACGAAAACGAACCGCGCTACGAAGACGGCAAGGCAATTCTGATTCCAGAAGTGAAACCCGCCGTGGATGCCTTTCTGGAAGCCGGTTTCCTCAATGCTGCGCGCAGTTTCGAAGCCGGTGGCATGCAGCTACCCACCCTGCTGTCCCAGGCCTGTTTCGCCCACTTCCAAGCCGCCAACGCCGCCTCTACTTCCTACCCGTTCCTGACCATGGGCGCAGCCAACCTGATCGAAAGCTTCGGCACCGAGGAGCAGAAACAACGCTTCCTGCAGCCGATGATCGAGGGCCGCTTCTTCGGCACCATGGCGCTGACCGAACCCCATGCCGGCTCCTCCCTATCAGATATCCGAACCCGCGCGGAGCCTGCGGCCGACGGCAGCTATCGCCTCAAGGGCAACAAGATCTTCATCTCCGGCGGCGACCATCCGCTGTCGGAAAACATTGTGCACATGGTGTTGGCCAAGTTGCCGGACGCACCAGCCGGGGTGAAGGGCATTTCGCTGTTTATCGTGCCCAAATTCCTCGTCAACGACGACGGCAGCCTGGGGGCGCGCAACGATGTGTTGCTGGCCGGGCTGTTCCACAAGATGGGTTGGCGCGGCACCACGTCCACAGCGCTGAATTTCGGCGATAACGGCCACTGCGTCGGCTACCTGGTGGGCAAACCCCACCAGGGCCTGAGCTGCATGTTCCAGATGATGAACGAAGCACGTATCGGCGTGGGCATGGGCGCGGTGATGCTCGGCTACGCCGGTTACCTCTACTCGTTGGAGTACGCCCGCGAACGCCCCCAAGGCCGCCTGCCGGACAGCAAGGACCCGACCACTGCACCGGTGTCCATCATCCAGCACGCCGATATCAAGCGCATGTTGCTGACCCAGAAAGCCTACGTCGAAGGCGCCTTCGACCTGGGCCTATATGCCGCGCGGCTGTTCGATGACACCACCACCCTGGCCACCGACATCGAACGCCGGCAAGCCCACGAACTGCTGGACCTGCTCACCCCCATCGTCAAATCCTGGCCTTCGGAGTTCTGCCTGAAGGCCAACGAGCTGGCGATCCAGATCCTCGGCGGCCACGGTTACACCCGTGAATACCCGGTGGAACAGTACTACCGCGACAACCGCCTGAACCCGATCCACGAAGGCACCCACGGCATCCAGTCCCTGGATTTGCTCGGGCGCAAGCTCGCACAGAACGGCGGCGCTGGTCTAAAACAGTTGATTCGGTTGATCGCCGAGACCGGCGCACGCGCGCAGAAATACCCTTCGCTGACCGCCCTGAGGGAACCGCTGGAACACCTGGTGGCCCGCCTGCAAAGCGTCACGATTGGCCTGCTGACCGATCTCGCCCAAGGCAAGGTCAACAGCAGCCTGGCGAACTCGGCGCTGTACCTGAAGGTATTCGGGCACACGGTGATCGGTTGGCGCTGGCTGGAACAGGCGATTCGCGCCGAGGAAGGGTTGGCCAAGGGCAATGCAGCGGATGTCGACTTCTATAAAGGCAAGCTCCAGGCTGCGCGGTATTTCCTGACGTGGGAGGTGCCGGGTTGTCATCACGAATTGCGCCTGCTGGAGGACAGGGATGACACCTGCCTGAACATGCAGGACAAATGGTACTAA